The genomic segment ATGTGGCCAATCTTGTTACAATTATAGCAGACGAATTGCTTTTTGGTCTTCTTGCTTGATTTGGCTTGAAGAACAGCATCTTTTTCACAGGTCTGGTCGAACTTTGCGTCTTGCAACAAAAGATTCTTGACAATATCAACGgtcaatttttctttagaattcTCTACGGCCATTACCAAAGGTTTAAAATCGTCGCTCAATCCAGCTAACATCAATGATGCTGTTAGTTCATCGTCTATATTGAGGCCTGCGTTGTTTACCTTGATCGCCATGATAACCAGCTCATTTACGTAGTCTTGAACAGATGTATAATCCTTTAACTTAATATTGACCAGCTGCTTCAATAGCTCGACTTTCCGAGTTAGTCCTGTATCTTCATACGCTTTAAGCAATGCATGCAGCTTTGGCAGTCGTTGCTGTAGCGATGTGTCCATAATTATTGGGGTCAATCATTAGCGTAATTTCTGCTAAAGCTCTTTCGTCAACTTCCGTGTTGGGCATTGCCTCCTTGACAGCCTTCCAGCATCCTTTTATCACCAATAATGATTTTGCTTGTCTCTTCCAGACATCAAAATTCTCCCTGCCCTTTAATCGCTCTAAAGGAGTTGATAATTGGTTGCTGGCcatatttttctccaaaatttttttgttcacaaaaaaaaaccgattgaaaaaaattattcttcCGTGTCTATAGGCCCATAACCTATTgtgtttaaatgttttattcaaactgaaaattatgtattcatatgaaaatacaGAAATACTAAATGACAATGTCTACTCGATAggttaacaaaattaaaagtagtaatataaaaggtgttttacattCATTTAACAACAGTGGTAGTACATGGAAGGTTTTCTATATGTCTTTCTTTTGCAAAAACGCTTTTGTGTGGATTTCTTCAGCAAGggaaacaatgttttttttgttttgaaaacttTCCACAGCGAACGATCTTAATTCCTACCtataagcctagtactgacatcATTCACGgtgaaaatgcctattaaataattgcgaaatccgacggactctaATCTtcgccagaacacaaacaaaagtcgaaCATCAACACACAATAAGGCAACAGCATTGCAGCAATTaattgcaattaattgaagcgaaagtTCTActgacgcagcgacatgtcgctacaaTTTGGCTTATACAACTCAGTACCgcttctacggaatgtgttcgcatttaatttttttataattcgcTTTGACAGTGTTCGGACGAAAATTTAGAGTCAGTAGTAGGCTTTAGGCAGAAAATGCGTTTCCTTTGTAATATATCCCGATTTCGTTTGGCACCACACCAAACTCATCGGTAGGagtttgtattttttatatgattaaaaaaaggaattttcgtTGCATTTTCGATTCGTGTCACTATTTGTGAGCAAATATAGttcttccacttttattttttgtgataaCACCACGCAAACCACACAATTTATCAAAATAATGCTGGTGGTAAAACAAATGATTGGAGAGTTGTCTATGAGTCTTTCTATTGCAAAAAAACGCTTTTTTGAGCATTTATACAATAAGGGAAACAATGTTTTGTACGAAATTTCCACAGCGAACAAACATAATAACCCCCTTATGGTGTTGTACAGCATAAATTCTTTGGTTTTGAGTGGTGATACATGTGGGTGCGGTGAGTTGAGTAGTCCGATTTGTTcatcatttaaattttatttaatcggTCTTGGGACTTTTATAGTATGTGACGCACAATGTGACGCGTTTCCAAATGCTGTAATTCCGTGCTGTAGATATGACTCATCCAGGCAGTTTCTTTTGTCACGGACAATGGTGCACGGTTATTCAAATGGAAGAGTACATATGACTTTTCGAATCTTTTTTAGATTCTGAATATGGGGTTTTCAGTTAAAATGTTGATCAATAAGACTCCTAACTTGTTATAGGTATCAACAACTTTAATTTAAGTTTAGCATCTGTCATTTATGAATGTTGaagtttgtttatttatatgaAATCAGTCATAGTCGTGAAATTTGTTGTTAGCATTACTCTTTTGTATATGTGGATGTGTTGTGTGCATTATTTTCGTTTTAGAGGGGTTGATTATTAAGCCATTATCATGACACCATTTAAAGACATTATATAAACTGCAGTTTCCAATTTCTCGTTAGATACATTAAATAACACATGTAAAAgctggctaagttcggccggtccgaatcttatatatatccaccatggatcgcttttgtcaagtCCAGtgaatgactttttctataaatatatatgagctacatcaagttattgaccgatatggaccatacttgtcatggctgttagaagtcatacaaaaataccatctccaaaatttcaggcaaatcgaataaaaattgctccctccagcagctcagagtgtcaaaatggaagatcggtttatacggcagctatatcagattataaacagaccatacttaacacagttgttggaagtcataccaaaaatatgtatgcaaaatttcaaccaaattggataaaaattgcgcactccagaagttcaaaaagtctaatctggagatcggtttatatcggcggctatataagattatggactgatttgaaccacacattgcacagttgttggaagtcattccccAATgtaatctgcaaaatttcagctaaatcggataagaattgcgccctctagaagctcaagaagtcaagacccaagatcggtttatatggcagctatatcaggttatggaccgataaataaataaactgtATTTTATGGAGATAAAAAACTACACTCTTATTTTTCtcgatttaatttattttgtctaGCCACGCTACTTTGTGTCTGTAATGGTAGAAGCGagacatatatttgactcattctCACTTTTTTTCgaagtgagatcggtttatatggcggctacatcaggatatggactgatttggaccacactttgcacagttgttggaagtcattcctcaaagttatgtgcaaaatttcagaaaaatcggataagaattgcgccctctagaagctcaaaaatcaGGAACCAAGCTCCTTGCGgaattttttgggtttcttccagtttgtgacgatgcaggctggtatcgagaaggaagatattccttctcgaccaatggcgcatgcttggataccaaggattccctcagatcctgaagtgATACTTGGAAAACTAAGGGAATGGAATCCCAACCTTTCAACCAccggaagattggtagattggatgaggctgatggtgaccggagacatgctgtattcgtactaaactccggctgtcgcagacctcaacaagtccgAAGGGGttatatcctacggattcaacaagttgaaactgaaggtctatagaaccttcgaccacatcgctaaagtctggcggtgcccagtgtcctgaggaagagtggttccacagctttctcacctgcccctggatgcgtacggaaactcaacatgacaagttctaacgaatcttgtgagtatgaactcctggtggaataaaaagacgaggctaacacaacaatggtgcaagttctgaatcctgactatggtccgatttctacagacaaatctccaccattgtaagaccGTTTCGGCGGCACAAAAGGTTCTCCGTATGGCTGggggaaccatgggtgtgtggaggaatggtacgtgtactaagaattccgggatttaaacttctcaagggtactggtaatgggagacacagagtctgtattcttgcaaagggtagtctaaatgtttttcttcttccgtcgctaaacactgaagatttagtagtagccagccttgaaagaAACAAGTCTcactactggctggcttccctatatatggcacacgattcagtgATGCCgctttcaaaccttaagtcgctggttgaagcggCTTCTGTAGGAAATAATAGCCTCAttataggaagtgatgctaatggaCATCACCAGAAACAGGCAggggtactagatattacctttgtataggaagatataagtggaataatatgcgactgggaagtgttggatgaccacagtatctctgatcatcgctatattagtttaaccttggagaaaataccgcaaaagtggtccctcggctaaacagaaaaaaggcggattgggataaatttcgccaCAAATTATGCACCACTATCACTTCTAGACtagaagtggaaactacggaggatatagatatcatggtcaagcggatcacgaaggccctgaatgactcgattgtgtcagcatgccttagtgccaagccaagaggcaaacagcgaccgctatGGTGGAACCCAGaggtggttggtctaaggaaagactgcagaaaactcttcaatagagcaagcaccacacgattgggacatctataaggctgaactaagaaaatttaaaggcgtGCTTAGAAAGGTCCAGAACAAATCCTCGGTAGATTTGTGGAGGATACatatgaggcctctaggctaaggaagattctgtcctcgagacctattacggtgagctatatatatatatatcagaatgtcatatatacctgttggatggagggacacgaaggtcattttcattccgaaagcaggaaaaccctaccacacgaaggcgaaagattttcgtcctattagtctgtcatcccttATGCTGaatactcttgagaggttgataaaaacatatcttagggcaaagatccctggagatcgcctgtcgcggcagcagcatgcatatagtaaaggcaaatacaCTGAAACAGTCCTTCACGATCTAgccggctacatagagggttctctcgctgtcaaggaatatacaatggtagcatttcttgacattgaaggtgctttcaataatgtaaaaccgacgtcaatcatgaaggagttggagtttctaggcatcaactctaccctacgaaagtttattaataacttacttaatgaaagatgcattacggcaggcttgggatctgcggatctaaaaagatgggtcagcagagtaactcctcaaggaggtgcactgtctcctttactttgtaatatagccattaataatatattattgtctctggaagaaaaaggcgtaaaagtggtcgcgtatgacGATatcgtggcaattgcggtttgggaaaagtttcccagcactctaagagatatttttcaggaagctctacttgcaacagcaaagtgggctaccgaaagttgtttgggtataaatccgtgcaagacagaagtagttcttttcagcaggagatacaagttgcctatagtggaacctgtctccttgggtggagagaatgttccatttacagaaagcgcaaaatacctgggtcttttgctggacaggaaattgaacttcaaatccaacattttgaaaagggcaagaaaggccactcttgcgcCATACACCTGcaggagagccattggcaaaagtttggggtttagaccgcgtgtcatgcatttggTATaaattgcagttgtcagacctattatgctatatggtgttgtggtctggtggacggcgcttcaaaaatccacctgctgctcaatacttaaccggatccaaatgatggcttgtttgtgcatcacagccgcactgaggacgacaccatctgatgcactgaatttaatgctacatcctatgcctctggacattgtggctacccaaattgcagcgatcactgccgtgaggttaagggagctttctcattggtcatgtggcggcttcggacactgtgttatccttaatacaataaccgatgttctaggcagtgtggattacaccctacctgagccgctttttgataaaaatgactGTACCTGGTtgcaccgattggaactatgatatccctggtaacagaagttacatagacttctatacggatggttgcaaactaaacgaccaggtgggctttggggtgcactgtaaagatctagaactggtcatatcgaagaggttacccgatcactgcagtgtgtatcaagcagagatccttgcaattaaggaagtggtggaatggctaagatataatgtcatcacgacgattggcattaatatcgTCTAAGACAGCCAGGCtgccattaaatccttggagaacgtatttctgaacacaaaaaccgccctcgactgtcgcatatctctcaagatggctgaacagttcaaaattcacctgttctgggtgccgggccacagagatatcccattgaattgtaaagcggacgaccGTGCGAGTctgggaactaccttacacactccagggacactggaatctgtgagtatgcctctagcgacatgtaagctaagttttcaggaccaggtccgaagggcaacgaatgatagatggtcacaaagagtgggctgtgagcattccaaaactatgtggcctcatctagtcttgaagaggtctactgctttgctttcattggctagaacagacgtctcagtcattgtgttcgtcataacagatcactgtctaatcggaaaacatgctgacagtctGACAAACTGTCACTTGAATCTAACCTGTAAATAGTGCCGATATTCATATTCAATTAATGAATACTAATCAAAACAAAGGTGAAACAATGGTTGAGTACTACTATAGCATGTTAGCTATCGTTCGTTGTGGCGCTTTTGACGATAAAGAGATAATTAAATATATTATTGACGGGTTGTATGATGAGGTTTGCACAAGTGCGACAGAATGTGCCGGTAAAGAAAGACTTTGAACGTAAAACCAAAGAGGACACAAGTGACAATAAATCGAAAAATTACCGTAGTGGTCCGGTGTGTTATAATTGCCGCGAGGAAGGACACACATTATCAAATTGTCCTAAGCCACCGAAAAGCGCAAAAAAATCTGTGAATGTAATTGTAAACACGAAAATAATAACCAAGGACGTGAAAATGAATGATTTGAATTTCATTGCAATAATCTATTCGGGAAGTGCGCGGGAGGTGAATATCGTTGTGCGCGTAAGAACTCAAGTATTAATAAACAAATGACGGGCAATGCTATGACTGTGAAATTTTTGTTGGCGATGATAAAGAAGTGACCTGTGAAGTTCTAATTGGATTGGGCATTATGGTGAATGGTCGAGTGGTGATTGAAAATGGGCAGTGCCAGGTGTTTTCTTTAAAAGATAATAATATTCAGTGTGGTGAAGATTTATTGAGTTTATTGAATAATTATTCGATTTGTTTCAGTTAGAACTTAAATGGACTTAGAAAATGTAATACAATAAAGATGGAGATATCGGTAACATCTCCCAAACCAGTCGTGAGAAAACCATATGCCATACCGATTCCAAAATAACAAGTGGTCGACCGAATAGTGAACGAGCTTTTGGATTTGGACATTATCCGTCCGTCATCAACCGATTGTACAAATGGTGAGGACGGACTATGTGCGGATTTCCGGGATAAATGGCCAATGCCAACTGTGGATGGTGCGCTGTCGACACTTTCAGATAAAATGTATTTACAACTCTTGATTTTTAATGTCCGGGTAATACCATATAAAAGTAGATAAACATTCCAAAAATTACCCTGCGTTCATTACTCACAGTGTCATTTTGAATTAAATGGAACGCCTTTCGGGTTTAAGAATACATCATGTACGTTccagaagatgatgatgatgaagccAATTGAGCCGATGAGGGTAAAGTTGTTAGCTATGTCGACGAAGCTATACTTTTAAGGAAGACCTGcggaattttaaagaatttttttaaattatccgACGAGAGGGGCTAAATATTCGGATTTCGAAATGTTTCTTCATGAATGACAGCGTAACGTTCTTGTTTTATTAACAAGCTGATTAAAAACTATTGCGATTGATGAATTTTCAACACCGATGAATGTGACCGAGGTTAGAAGATTTTTGGGCTTAATTGGATATTTTCGTATTTTCTTCTGGAATAATGCTCACACTGTTGCCCCACAAACCAGATTGACTAAAAAGGATTTTTCATTCGCTTGCTCACACGAATGTGAAAATGCTTTTAGAACTTGGGTTGAAGATGGCGGGTCAAGAAGGCCAATTGCCTATATTAGTCTAATGTGCAGCGATTCGGTTAGGAAATACTATGTATATGAATTGGAGGATCTTGTGCTAGTAGAAGCTTGTGATCAATTCAGAATgtatttacttggaaaactttttaCTATTACACTGATTGCTCTGCTATTTCAAATATGAAAACCATGACACCGATGGTTTCACTGTGCCGCGTTGGTTGTTAAAGCTGTTCGAATAAAGCTGGAAGAAGAAGCAGACCCAGAAGATGTAACAACGAAGCTGATGCTAATAGACATCACGACAGATCATTCGATTCCCACGAAGTAAAAATTGGATCCTAAGCTTATGCAGTTAATGGCCATAATGAGAGGTGAAGTAATGGGTTGGCCGAACGTCCGAACCAAAATATTTGTCCTTCCTGAGGACTTCAACGAATTCCAAGGATTGGGACAACGAACTCAGACATGTCCAATGTAAGATCAATACGTCGGTCAATGTTATGACAAGTATTCACCTATTGATcttattttcgattttcaacTACTAGATATCAGTGATAACAAACTTTTGTCTGTGGATGCCGATGACAAGGAGATGACGACTCCAAACGAACGCTGAGAGGACGCCATGATTAACATGTCAGCAACGAGATAGGTGTGGAAAGCCAGATTTGTCGAGAAACCACCTTTCCAGTACAACGAAGGCACTGGGGAATCTAGGAGTCTTGATGCAAAATACAGGGGCCTATACATCGCCAAAAAAGTTTTCGATTCGACAGATTCGTAATTGAAGACATCGAGGGAGCACTGCAAAATCAACATAAATTCAGCACTGTGGCCAACAGTGAAAAGATGAAGCCATGGTGTGCCTTGTTTCCAGAGGTTGACGAAGTGTATCAAGAAGGTGGTCACCATTCCGAAGAATACTTGTAACTCTAAGACGAGCTATCGTCAGGTTGGCAGAGTTGatatccgtttttttttttgatactgGCTACCCTTATGAATTACACATGACGGCATATCTGGACAGCTGTCAAATCCAGTGAAGATGAATGCAGTATCTTCTCTCTTTCAACCCAGCTCTGccatactatttttataccctccaccataagatggggggtatactaatttcgtcattctgattgtaactactcgaaatattcgtctgagaccccataaagtatatatattcttgatcgtcgtgaaattttatgtcgatctagtcatgaccgtccgtctgtccgtccgtctgtctgtcgaaagcacgctaacttccgaaggagtaaagctagccgcttgaaattttgcacaaatacttcttattagtgtaggtcggttggtattgtaaatgggccatatcggtccatgttttgatatagctgccatataaaccgatcttgggtcttgacttcttgagcctctagagtgcgcaattcttatccgattggaaagaaattttgcacgacgtgttttgttacgatatccaacaactgtgccaagtatggttcaaatcggtccattaccttatatatctgtcatataaaccgatcttgggtcttgacttcttgagcctctagagggcgcaattcttatccaatttgaatgaattttggcacgtagtattttgttatgatatccaacaactgtgccaaatatggttcaaatcggttcataacctgatatagctgtcatataaacagatctggggacttgacttcttgagcttctagagggcgcaatttctatccgatttggctgaaatttcgcaagacgttttttattgttactttcaacaactatgtcaaataaagtacaagtcggttcataacctgatatagctgccatataaaccgatctgggatcttgacttctagagcctctagaggctttaggctcttgcctgaaatttagtacgatggattctctcatgaccattaacatacgtgtttatttatggtctgaatcggtctataggccgatacagctcccatataaatcgatctctctattttacttcttgagcccccaaagggcgcaaatcttaatcgatttggatgacattttacataggtctccaacatataatttaattgtggtccaaaccggaccatatcttgatatcgctctaatagcagagaaaatcttttcttatatcctttttttttgcctaagaagagatgccgggaaaagaactcgacaaatgcgatccatggtggagggtatataagattcggcccggccgaacttagcacgcttttacttgttaatttttatttactttaaaaacacaataaaattatttgagttaataaatatttgaattaaaacCTTTGTCCTACTCGCCCGTCTTTTGACAAGTTTTTCAACCAAATATTCAATGTTGCTAAAATTGTTCACCATGGTTAAAAGGGATATAATTTCCCAATAAATATTTAAGTCATATCATAATAAGGTAATTGTCAGATTAGGTAGCTGCCACTTACGAAAAGGTATGTTGAGTCTACATATCTACATTTTAGATACGTTTATCGCACTGTTATATGTGTTATAATGATATAGTATTTGTTAACTTGTTGTTAATTAAAACCCTTATTTATTTCCAATtcacttttattattttttgtaggTGTCTCGACGTTATAAGCATTTTGATTGGCTACACGAGAGACTGgtggaaaaattttgtttgattccAATTCCACCTTTGCCAGATAAACAAATATCGGGAAGATATGAGGAACAGTTTGTAGAGCATCGCCGCGTTCAATTGCAAGAATTTGTAGATTGGGTATGTCGACACCCGGTACTTTCTAAATGTGAAGTTTGGCATCACTTTTTAACTTGTACTGACGAAAAAGTGTGGAAATTGGGTAAAAGGAAAGCAGAACGCGATACATATGTGGGAATCACCTATTGCTGGGCTATTTCGCCACCAGAGAAGCAGTTACTACAATCTAATGTAGACCTCCAAATGGAAAGCTGCTCCCAATTTATTCATTCCATGGACATATCTGTACGAAATTTATTGACAATTTCCAACGAGATGGCCAAAAAATATCAAACTCAATCAAAAAAGGAATTTCAACGCATCGGCGAAGGATTAACAGATTTATCAAGATCCATTGCATTCGACGAAAAACGATCTTCATGTGGAGACAAGTCACTTGCGGATTGCGTTTCAAAGATTGGAGATATATTTTGCGTAATAGGACATCAATTTGGTGAGCAACCAAAGTTGGATTGGGTGCCGTTTTCCGACAGATTGCATATATATAGGTAAAGTATCATCTAAATTTTGTATCTATTTAAAAGGGTAACCATAATATTATGTATTTAGGGGCGTATTAAACTCTTTTCCTGACATTTTATCGATTCACAAGGGAGCAATGCAGAAGCGAAAAGAATGTGAACGCCTTGCCGCCGAACAAAAGATGAGTAACTCACAAATTGTTGATGTTAACCGTCGTACAGACATTGTGTCGTACGCAGTTATGGCGGAAATGTCGCATTTTAAAATTGAGCGCGAAACTCACCTTAAGCAAACACTAAAATCTCTAATAGAGgagcaaataaaattttactccggtATAGTTTCAAAGCTGCAGGACGCCTACGCACAATTTGATTGAAGCCACAAATTATTCCTTTTATTGTTTACATACGAAAAGATCGTTCTTATTATTCCAATATCTAAATAGGAAatctatttttttaaatgtaatttatacatatttatttaagGCGCTAATAAAAGTGAGTAAACGAATAAAACTACATCATatgtttaatatatattttgtccGTCAAATGGACTTGACACATTCAAAGGTATTCCGTCATTTAGGCCACTGAggcaattttctttttagagatctTTAGTTGTTTTGAAGCAAATTGCTTAAAACAGGAAAGTTAactatatagtcggcgttgacaaattttttcacagtttgtgactctgtaattgcattctttcttctgtcagttatcagctgttacttttagcttgctttagaaaaaaagtgtaaaaaaagtatatttgattaaagttcattcttagttttattaaaaatgcatttattttcttttaaaaaatccgcaattactttttgggcaacccaatatttggtatTCGTTAAAATTAGCTGTTTTTGGTTAACAATAGAAAATCGCCATCTGAACGACGGAAAATAATTTGGCATTTACTGTAACGACGAGTAATAAACTACATATTTGCTGTTATTGGTAATATTTGGTaatttctttatagattgagctagGGCTCTTTTGAGATACaggtacaccttgacagtatatgAGGTCCTATCAAAAAATAAccgttatattaaattttttcaaaaagtttttatcCATCAATAACTATCTTGTCCCGTTCAAAGTAATACTAACatcgtccttccgtt from the Stomoxys calcitrans chromosome 1, idStoCalc2.1, whole genome shotgun sequence genome contains:
- the LOC106095286 gene encoding sorting nexin-33; the protein is MTSYVRALYEFSGEPGTSEISIAVGEVLQVLRTDVGEGWWEGKNSKGEVGLFPAAYVEVMSAAEAKPHQQPAISQNLSSDAPNAGRYDSMADDYNDGDDWEDDWDDDNDTYSEIGPSNNSLKQHDKHMTHSSSNYDNKNLPATPSEDFFQSSVSGNNNTSTLKKSSMFGKSSDSFILGLGNRDRLPDNELIYIVPYENFYQWQPNYQSYSVIVASPKKETKFKGMKTFIAYQLTPSFNNISVSRRYKHFDWLHERLVEKFCLIPIPPLPDKQISGRYEEQFVEHRRVQLQEFVDWVCRHPVLSKCEVWHHFLTCTDEKVWKLGKRKAERDTYVGITYCWAISPPEKQLLQSNVDLQMESCSQFIHSMDISVRNLLTISNEMAKKYQTQSKKEFQRIGEGLTDLSRSIAFDEKRSSCGDKSLADCVSKIGDIFCVIGHQFGEQPKLDWVPFSDRLHIYRGVLNSFPDILSIHKGAMQKRKECERLAAEQKMSNSQIVDVNRRTDIVSYAVMAEMSHFKIERETHLKQTLKSLIEEQIKFYSGIVSKLQDAYAQFD